From the genome of Winogradskyella forsetii, one region includes:
- a CDS encoding CIA30 family protein gives MAQSNENNSNQQRHNTDNIKADSPVVMLYSFPQQGKGKWRIQNDVVMGGRSNSQLQMTADNNAHFSGSVSLENNGGFCSIHQTVEKDPYNLTDEMSAFVLRLNGDGKDYNFRVRTPNGRHLYGYTFSTKADGQWETVSIPFKKMEAKYHGEPVDVPNYAGENVVEMQLLIGNNKEETFEILIESIAVH, from the coding sequence ATGGCTCAATCAAATGAAAATAATAGCAACCAACAACGTCATAATACAGACAACATTAAAGCGGATTCACCCGTAGTGATGCTTTATAGCTTTCCACAACAAGGCAAGGGTAAATGGCGCATACAAAATGATGTCGTTATGGGCGGTCGCTCCAACAGCCAGCTTCAAATGACAGCCGATAATAATGCACATTTCTCTGGCAGTGTGTCCTTAGAAAATAATGGTGGTTTCTGTTCCATCCATCAAACGGTGGAAAAGGATCCTTACAATCTAACGGATGAGATGAGCGCTTTTGTATTGCGCTTAAATGGCGATGGTAAAGACTACAACTTCCGCGTAAGAACGCCAAATGGACGTCATTTATATGGCTATACGTTTTCTACCAAAGCTGATGGGCAATGGGAAACCGTCTCAATTCCGTTTAAGAAAATGGAAGCTAAATACCATGGTGAACCCGTAGATGTCCCTAATTATGCTGGTGAAAATGTGGTTGAAATGCAATTGTTGATTGGTAATAACAAAGAGGAAACTTTCGAAATACTGATAGAATCCATAGCAGTGCATTAA
- a CDS encoding 6-phosphogluconate dehydrogenase, whose product MKFLLKIVIGVLLILVAYFCFAYFVTYSEGVRSGDLVKFSKKGVIFKTWEGKLSQGVSEELQFNFSVEKGEQEVINKLQNLQGTFVKLTYIERYQTFFWLGDTKYYIKKVEKVQRPE is encoded by the coding sequence ATGAAATTCTTACTTAAAATAGTTATTGGTGTCCTACTTATTTTAGTGGCTTACTTCTGTTTTGCTTACTTCGTCACGTATAGTGAAGGCGTGAGATCAGGTGATTTAGTGAAGTTCAGTAAAAAAGGGGTGATTTTTAAAACATGGGAAGGGAAATTAAGTCAAGGCGTATCTGAAGAGCTACAATTTAATTTTTCAGTTGAAAAAGGTGAGCAAGAGGTCATAAATAAACTTCAAAATCTTCAAGGGACATTTGTAAAACTCACCTATATTGAACGTTATCAAACCTTTTTCTGGTTAGGTGACACCAAATACTATATTAAAAAAGTAGAAAAGGTTCAAAGGCCCGAGTAA
- a CDS encoding sulfotransferase family protein, translated as MAINIIGAGLGRTGTYSLKLAINQLGYGPCYHMEEVLKNTNPQVQLWSEAIKGNSNWSAIYDGFNSAVDWPTAGFFRELLKEYPTAKFILTERNPENWADSFGSTILKLIEGKDKAPEKMHDWLDMVTLVLAKSGFPQGVDKDGLINGFIAHNKAVKEIIPEEQLLVYQVKDGWEPLCRFLNSPVPHESFPRTNNREEFWELVNSGS; from the coding sequence ATGGCAATTAATATTATCGGAGCAGGCCTTGGGAGAACTGGTACTTATTCTCTTAAATTAGCAATTAATCAACTTGGATATGGCCCTTGTTACCATATGGAAGAGGTCTTGAAAAATACGAATCCACAAGTTCAACTTTGGTCAGAGGCCATAAAAGGCAATTCGAATTGGAGCGCAATTTACGATGGTTTTAATAGCGCGGTAGATTGGCCAACAGCTGGTTTTTTTCGTGAATTACTAAAAGAATACCCAACAGCCAAATTTATATTGACCGAGCGAAACCCAGAAAATTGGGCTGATAGTTTTGGTTCAACCATTCTTAAATTAATCGAGGGAAAGGATAAGGCACCTGAAAAAATGCACGATTGGCTGGATATGGTTACTCTTGTCCTCGCTAAAAGTGGATTTCCACAAGGAGTAGATAAAGATGGATTAATCAATGGATTTATAGCTCATAATAAGGCTGTAAAAGAAATTATTCCTGAAGAACAATTGCTTGTGTATCAAGTAAAAGACGGATGGGAGCCACTTTGTAGATTCCTTAATTCGCCTGTGCCCCATGAATCTTTTCCACGTACTAATAATCGTGAGGAGTTTTGGGAGTTGGTAAATTCTGGAAGCTAA